The proteins below come from a single Deinococcus radiopugnans ATCC 19172 genomic window:
- a CDS encoding CCA tRNA nucleotidyltransferase, whose protein sequence is MTPLATHLWEQLRREDREWLRALARQAGPHARMALVGGAVRDAFLGHAPLDLDVVAEGTNVQVLARAGGFPALYHPAFQNATVTFPDGRNADLVRARRETYPVPGRNPLPQPGTLEDDLRRRDFAVNALALLVGPDGELALLDEVDGLGELEARVLRPLHARSFHEDASRLVRGARLAARLGFTPDAELLRQVPDALAMAAQTPRLWAELRLLLSEARPGAAARTLADWGAGELLPGVEGLEALDALQDAGQPISPQLYAAAALHASAEPEALAERMGLGDRPGALLARALSDAYFSDGTPERVLRGLLRPDAPVPLTGRDVLALGVPPGRAVGKALAHLARLREGGQIRSQEEERAALQKYLEADGH, encoded by the coding sequence ATGACCCCCCTGGCCACCCACCTCTGGGAACAGCTGCGGCGCGAAGACCGCGAGTGGCTGCGGGCGCTGGCGCGGCAGGCGGGGCCGCACGCCCGCATGGCGCTGGTGGGCGGGGCGGTGCGCGACGCCTTTCTGGGGCACGCCCCGCTGGATCTGGACGTGGTGGCCGAGGGCACGAACGTGCAGGTGCTGGCCCGCGCGGGCGGGTTTCCGGCGCTGTACCACCCGGCCTTCCAGAACGCCACCGTCACCTTCCCGGATGGCCGCAATGCCGATCTGGTGCGTGCGCGCCGCGAGACGTACCCGGTGCCCGGCCGGAACCCGCTGCCCCAGCCGGGCACGCTGGAGGATGACCTGCGGCGGCGCGACTTCGCGGTCAACGCCCTGGCGCTGCTCGTCGGCCCGGACGGCGAACTGGCGCTGCTGGACGAGGTGGACGGCCTGGGCGAGCTGGAGGCGCGGGTGCTGCGGCCCCTGCACGCCCGCTCGTTCCACGAGGATGCCAGCCGGCTGGTGCGCGGGGCGCGGCTGGCCGCGCGGCTGGGCTTCACGCCAGACGCCGAACTGCTGCGGCAGGTGCCGGACGCGCTGGCGATGGCCGCGCAGACGCCCCGGCTGTGGGCCGAACTGCGCCTGCTGCTGTCGGAGGCGCGGCCCGGTGCGGCGGCCCGCACGCTGGCAGACTGGGGCGCGGGGGAACTGCTGCCCGGCGTGGAAGGGCTGGAGGCGCTGGATGCGTTGCAGGACGCCGGACAGCCGATCTCGCCCCAGCTGTACGCTGCCGCCGCGCTGCACGCCTCTGCCGAACCGGAGGCACTGGCCGAACGGATGGGGCTGGGAGACCGTCCCGGCGCGCTGCTGGCCCGCGCCCTGTCGGACGCCTACTTCTCAGACGGCACGCCGGAACGGGTGCTGCGCGGCCTGCTGCGCCCGGACGCCCCGGTGCCGCTGACCGGGCGCGACGTGCTGGCGCTGGGCGTGCCGCCGGGCCGCGCGGTGGGCAAGGCGCTGGCCCACCTGGCGCGGCTGCGCGAGGGCGGGCAGATCCGCAGCCAGGAGGAAGAGCGCGCGGCGCTGCAAAAGTACCTGGAGGCCGACGGGCACTAG
- a CDS encoding ABC transporter substrate-binding protein yields the protein MTTPHQPLVGKKLLSAIALTTLTLSLAACKSNNTTTTTTDTTTTTETTDTGTGAEPTGVLVIQESADVPTLDPGTTYDTASGQVVENLYETLVTYQGNSLSELKPLLATEWEEEDGGLGYRFTLRDGVKFHTGNPFECKDAEYTFRRNLVTNTSDSGNWFLSESLLGTGSNANDDTSITWQRITDAVKCDGQTLVFKLPKADPAFLAKLAYVGQAIVDSEHAKKIGEWDGTEATWKDAVGKDLTGSPLAQDPSGTGAYKLLDKTATAITATAFMDYWGDKAKIKNVILQKIPEQAARLQAFEKGDADIVETGGRSIIEAQLAGKPGIAILDDLPNTSAFGISMNQKISGQGAIGSGKLDGQGIPANFFSDVDVRRGFVAAFNTPQYIQDVQKGKGEPLNFLLPLGFPGYDESIEPPQYDIDAATEHFKKAWDGQVWNKGFTVNVSYRAGSAAAQTSMEILKKNIESINPKFRVNIVAKEWSDIIKGSNQGTEAMVSTGWAPDYADPDNFVYTFYSSKGYYNPRINAQDDQIDAWIDEARSITDTDKRNELYSNIAKRAIDQAWYIYMPNQPGILAYRDNLQGVGLDTFNPMLSFANAGTGTLWKDLNKS from the coding sequence ATGACCACCCCCCACCAGCCGCTGGTCGGCAAGAAACTGCTGAGCGCCATCGCCCTGACCACCCTCACCCTGAGTCTGGCGGCGTGCAAGTCCAACAACACGACCACAACCACGACTGACACCACGACGACGACAGAGACCACCGATACGGGCACTGGCGCGGAACCCACCGGCGTACTGGTCATTCAGGAATCTGCCGACGTTCCCACGCTGGACCCCGGCACCACCTACGACACCGCCAGCGGCCAGGTCGTCGAAAACCTGTACGAGACGCTGGTCACCTACCAGGGCAACAGCCTGTCCGAACTCAAGCCGCTGCTGGCCACCGAGTGGGAAGAGGAGGACGGCGGCCTGGGCTACCGCTTCACCCTGCGCGACGGCGTGAAGTTCCACACCGGCAACCCCTTCGAGTGCAAGGACGCCGAGTACACCTTCCGCCGCAACCTGGTCACCAACACCAGCGACAGCGGCAACTGGTTCCTCTCGGAGAGCCTGCTGGGCACCGGCAGCAACGCCAACGACGACACCAGCATCACCTGGCAGCGCATCACCGACGCGGTGAAGTGCGACGGCCAGACCCTGGTCTTCAAGCTGCCCAAGGCCGATCCGGCCTTCCTGGCCAAGCTGGCGTACGTCGGTCAGGCGATTGTGGACAGCGAGCACGCCAAGAAAATCGGCGAATGGGACGGCACCGAGGCCACCTGGAAGGACGCGGTGGGCAAGGACCTGACCGGCAGCCCGCTGGCCCAGGACCCCAGCGGCACCGGCGCGTACAAGCTGCTGGACAAGACGGCCACCGCCATCACCGCCACCGCGTTCATGGACTACTGGGGCGACAAGGCCAAGATCAAGAACGTGATTCTGCAGAAGATTCCTGAACAGGCCGCGCGCCTGCAGGCCTTCGAGAAGGGCGACGCCGACATCGTGGAAACCGGCGGACGCTCGATCATCGAGGCGCAGCTGGCGGGCAAGCCGGGCATCGCCATTCTGGACGACCTGCCCAACACCAGCGCCTTCGGCATCAGCATGAACCAGAAGATCAGCGGCCAGGGCGCCATCGGCAGCGGCAAGCTGGACGGCCAGGGCATCCCCGCCAACTTCTTCAGCGACGTGGACGTGCGCCGGGGCTTCGTGGCGGCCTTCAACACCCCGCAGTACATCCAGGACGTGCAGAAGGGCAAGGGCGAGCCGCTGAACTTCCTGCTGCCGCTGGGCTTCCCCGGCTACGACGAGTCCATTGAGCCGCCGCAGTACGACATCGACGCGGCCACCGAGCACTTCAAGAAGGCCTGGGACGGTCAGGTGTGGAACAAGGGCTTCACGGTCAATGTGTCCTACCGCGCGGGCAGCGCCGCCGCCCAGACCAGCATGGAGATCCTCAAGAAGAACATCGAATCCATCAACCCCAAGTTCCGCGTGAACATCGTGGCCAAGGAATGGAGCGACATCATCAAGGGCAGCAACCAGGGCACCGAGGCGATGGTCAGCACCGGCTGGGCGCCCGACTACGCCGACCCGGACAACTTCGTGTACACCTTCTACAGCTCCAAGGGGTACTACAACCCGCGCATCAACGCCCAGGATGACCAGATCGACGCCTGGATCGACGAGGCGCGCAGCATCACCGACACCGACAAGCGCAATGAGCTGTACTCCAACATCGCCAAGCGGGCCATCGATCAGGCGTGGTACATCTACATGCCCAACCAGCCGGGCATCCTGGCCTACCGCGACAACCTGCAGGGCGTGGGCCTGGACACCTTCAACCCCATGTTGAGCTTCGCCAACGCCGGCACCGGCACTCTCTGGAAGGACCTGAACAAGAGCTGA
- a CDS encoding response regulator: protein MPDSAHASDPASDPASETGLPRRIALLLVDDHPVVRKGTRELLEGEADLYVAGEAASGEEAIAQARALKPDVILMDVSMPGMNGIEATRAIKAEQPRVGVLVLTSYDDDAYVFALLEAGAAGYLLKNTSEDDLLGAVRAVAAGESALHPSVARKVLERFSAAAQPTPPEDDLSPRELEVLRVAATGRTNKEIARDLDISPRTVQVHLANIFSKLGVGSRTEAVLYGIKRGWIDPKML from the coding sequence ATGCCCGATTCTGCCCACGCTTCCGACCCGGCTTCCGACCCAGCCTCCGAAACGGGCCTGCCCCGCCGCATTGCGCTGCTGCTGGTGGACGATCACCCGGTGGTGCGCAAGGGCACCCGCGAACTGCTGGAGGGTGAGGCCGACCTGTACGTGGCCGGCGAGGCCGCCAGCGGCGAGGAGGCGATTGCCCAGGCCCGCGCCCTGAAACCGGACGTGATCCTCATGGACGTGTCGATGCCCGGCATGAACGGCATCGAGGCCACCCGCGCCATCAAGGCCGAGCAGCCGCGCGTGGGCGTCCTCGTGCTGACCAGCTACGACGACGACGCCTACGTGTTTGCGCTGCTGGAGGCCGGAGCAGCGGGCTACCTGCTGAAAAACACCAGCGAGGACGACCTGCTGGGCGCGGTGCGGGCGGTGGCCGCCGGGGAGAGTGCGCTGCACCCCAGCGTGGCCCGCAAGGTGCTGGAGCGCTTCAGCGCCGCCGCCCAGCCCACCCCACCCGAGGACGATCTCAGCCCGCGCGAGCTGGAAGTGCTGCGCGTGGCCGCCACCGGGCGCACCAACAAGGAAATTGCCCGCGATCTGGACATCAGCCCGCGCACGGTGCAGGTGCATCTGGCGAACATCTTTTCCAAACTGGGCGTCGGCAGCCGCACCGAGGCCGTGCTGTACGGCATCAAGCGCGGCTGGATTGATCCGAAGATGCTGTGA
- a CDS encoding nucleotidyltransferase domain-containing protein: protein MADLHAAIHELKTALGDYLAGDRQEGVFHVGIGGPGSVPALAGLDVPELHLDVMPDPPNEAQRRTLEALGYRPAGETYRHPAGWRLALPDHGSGWRAEQQALRALLLADGEAAGRYRQAFLAHGRLAADEAFRPEAAAHYARTVGLAPAQFAAGVLARLDAPWMFAGGVALELHLGVVARPHDDLDVAVDRAAQSQLRSLLADWKLDAPQNGLYRPWTAPLQPPLHQIHARHPDLPDVLMLDLLLTDLGGGLWHYRRDPRVTLPLSEARLWSASGLPYLAPQAALLFKAATGGREPRGKDAQDFGRVRPTLTSEAADWLRAALALVHPGHVWQAQL, encoded by the coding sequence ATGGCTGACCTGCACGCGGCGATCCACGAGCTGAAAACGGCGCTGGGCGATTACCTGGCCGGAGACCGGCAGGAGGGCGTGTTTCATGTGGGGATCGGCGGGCCGGGCAGCGTCCCCGCGCTGGCGGGTCTGGACGTGCCCGAACTGCATCTGGACGTGATGCCCGATCCGCCCAACGAGGCCCAGCGCCGCACCCTGGAGGCCCTGGGTTACCGCCCAGCCGGTGAGACATATCGGCACCCCGCCGGCTGGCGGCTGGCGCTGCCCGATCACGGCAGCGGCTGGCGGGCCGAACAACAGGCCTTGCGGGCGCTGCTGCTGGCCGATGGTGAGGCGGCGGGGCGTTACCGGCAGGCGTTTCTTGCCCACGGACGGCTGGCGGCGGACGAGGCGTTCAGGCCAGAGGCCGCCGCCCATTACGCCCGCACCGTCGGCCTAGCTCCCGCCCAGTTCGCGGCGGGGGTGCTGGCCCGGCTGGACGCCCCATGGATGTTTGCCGGGGGCGTGGCGCTGGAGCTGCACCTGGGCGTGGTGGCGCGGCCCCACGACGATCTGGACGTGGCGGTGGATCGGGCAGCCCAATCTCAGCTGCGGTCACTGCTTGCGGACTGGAAGCTGGACGCGCCGCAAAACGGGCTGTACCGGCCCTGGACGGCCCCGCTACAGCCGCCCCTGCACCAGATTCACGCCCGCCACCCCGATCTGCCGGACGTGCTGATGCTCGACCTGCTGCTCACCGATCTGGGCGGCGGCCTGTGGCACTACCGCCGCGATCCGCGCGTGACGCTGCCGCTGAGCGAGGCCCGGTTGTGGTCAGCCTCCGGCCTGCCGTATCTGGCCCCGCAGGCGGCGCTGCTGTTCAAGGCCGCCACCGGAGGGCGCGAACCGCGTGGCAAGGACGCGCAGGATTTTGGGCGCGTGCGGCCCACCCTGACCTCTGAAGCGGCGGACTGGCTGCGCGCGGCGCTGGCGCTGGTGCATCCGGGACACGTCTGGCAGGCACAGCTGTAA
- a CDS encoding NAD(P)-dependent oxidoreductase, whose amino-acid sequence MRVLLPDLPEFHALSGHDEYSVPGVDFGFYSHEQVPSEAADGVVLWLARGETREKLLKTPGLKWVLTLTAGIDHVQPHLPDGVALYNANRLHDRAVAVHVAALMLAAMRGLHRFRDAQHEGRWSSTSTPNDSGLHTLDGQKVVIWGYGHIGHLLEGLLTPFGAEVDGIRSGTSALQRDGLLSRADWVVLLLPSTSETRGIVNADVLGKLKPGAWLANAGRGNLIVTADLLAALDSGQLGGAALDVTDPEPLPQGHPLWQRENVIITPHIASTTTDLVARGASLTRDFLLTLQQGQEPEGRVLDGQTY is encoded by the coding sequence ATGCGCGTTCTCCTGCCTGATCTGCCCGAATTCCACGCCCTCTCCGGCCACGACGAATACAGCGTTCCTGGCGTGGACTTCGGGTTCTACTCGCACGAGCAGGTGCCCAGCGAGGCTGCCGACGGCGTGGTGCTGTGGCTGGCGCGCGGCGAGACCCGCGAGAAGTTGCTGAAAACGCCGGGCCTAAAATGGGTGCTGACCCTGACCGCGGGGATTGACCACGTGCAGCCGCATCTGCCGGACGGCGTGGCGCTGTACAACGCCAACCGCCTGCATGACCGCGCCGTGGCCGTGCATGTGGCGGCGCTGATGCTCGCGGCCATGCGTGGCCTGCACCGCTTCCGCGACGCGCAGCACGAGGGGCGGTGGAGTTCCACCAGCACCCCGAACGATTCCGGGTTGCACACGCTGGACGGGCAGAAGGTCGTGATCTGGGGCTACGGTCACATCGGACACCTCCTGGAAGGGCTGCTGACGCCGTTCGGGGCCGAGGTGGACGGCATTCGCAGCGGCACCTCGGCGTTGCAGCGCGACGGGCTGCTGTCGCGCGCCGACTGGGTGGTGTTGCTGCTGCCCAGCACGAGTGAGACGCGCGGCATCGTGAACGCCGACGTGCTGGGCAAGCTCAAGCCCGGCGCGTGGCTGGCGAATGCCGGACGCGGCAACCTGATCGTCACCGCTGACCTGCTGGCCGCGCTGGATTCCGGTCAGCTGGGCGGCGCCGCGCTGGACGTGACCGATCCCGAACCTTTGCCCCAGGGCCACCCGCTGTGGCAACGGGAAAACGTGATCATCACGCCGCACATCGCCAGCACCACCACCGATCTGGTGGCGCGCGGGGCCAGCCTCACCCGCGACTTCCTGCTGACCCTACAGCAGGGTCAGGAACCGGAAGGCCGGGTGCTGGACGGGCAGACCTACTGA
- the hslO gene encoding Hsp33 family molecular chaperone HslO, which produces MTASSIPDSFLLRGTAAGNTLRLVGMEATRVVEDARLRHHLSKTATAALGRTLTASALLAVVLGKKVDSRVTVRVEGGGPVGWIVAEGSASGQVRGYVREPGADLPLRESDGKLDVSGIVGNTGELAVTRLLDNGEPYTGSIELVSGEIAEDISSYLGVSEQIPNAVLLGVYEEGGRVAHAGGLLIQAMPGVSDETLAHLEANIRALGQITDGLRRGGILDVMNRVTEGLGLTLAPGAQAARFECRCSRQKAEDSLKFFNEEERQDMMDTGGQEVVCHWCGEKYHISPAEIAALDAPPERARA; this is translated from the coding sequence ATGACTGCTTCCTCTATTCCTGACTCCTTTCTGCTGCGCGGCACGGCGGCGGGCAACACGCTACGGCTGGTGGGCATGGAAGCCACGCGGGTCGTGGAAGACGCCCGCCTGCGCCACCATCTGAGCAAGACCGCCACCGCCGCGCTGGGACGCACGCTCACTGCTTCCGCCCTGCTGGCCGTGGTGCTGGGCAAGAAAGTCGACAGCCGCGTGACCGTGCGCGTCGAGGGCGGCGGCCCGGTGGGCTGGATCGTCGCGGAGGGCAGCGCCAGCGGTCAGGTGCGCGGCTACGTGCGCGAACCCGGCGCGGACCTGCCGCTGCGTGAATCGGACGGCAAGCTGGACGTGAGCGGCATTGTGGGGAACACCGGCGAACTGGCCGTGACGCGGCTGCTAGACAACGGCGAGCCGTACACCGGGAGCATCGAACTGGTCAGCGGCGAGATCGCCGAGGACATCAGCAGCTACCTGGGCGTTTCCGAGCAGATTCCCAACGCCGTGCTGCTGGGCGTCTACGAGGAAGGCGGGCGGGTGGCCCACGCGGGCGGCCTGCTGATTCAGGCCATGCCCGGCGTCTCGGACGAGACCCTGGCCCACCTGGAGGCCAACATCCGCGCGCTGGGCCAGATCACCGACGGCCTGCGCCGGGGAGGCATTCTGGACGTGATGAACCGCGTGACCGAGGGCCTGGGACTGACCCTGGCCCCCGGCGCGCAAGCGGCCCGTTTCGAGTGCCGCTGCTCGCGCCAGAAGGCCGAGGACAGCCTGAAATTCTTCAATGAGGAAGAACGCCAGGACATGATGGACACGGGCGGCCAGGAAGTCGTGTGCCACTGGTGCGGCGAGAAGTACCACATCAGCCCCGCCGAGATCGCCGCGCTGGACGCCCCGCCAGAACGGGCACGGGCGTAA
- a CDS encoding S1C family serine protease, with translation MNVKESAFVLLGLTAALAGCDMGPQQNAGTPPTSQTTPAPVTPTQTATGQTATSTPAAPASTAEGSDAAPDALGLEAGARLASEQNTIDVVQRFEPGLVYISTELQVAAQDPFGMMGGGTQVQRGVGSGFFVNDAGDILTNFHVVAGEGGGGGGASRITIRVMNQDKAVEARVIGYAPQYDLALIRAEGLDPSLIRPIPLGDSDALKVGQKAIAMGAPFGLDFSVSEGIISSTARQIPIGFSAGGEGITQKAIQTDAAINPGNSGGPLLNSAGEVIGINTQILSPAGQASGVGQSAGVGFAIPINAARNLLPRLQAAKGGEVSLPKIGVTVGLVAQGPQGGVAVGLSLLTSQGKQQLGLPDTGLVVGQVQPGTPAAEAGLKGGTRVERFRGGAVSLGGDVIVAADGQPVDALEDLQAALINKKEGDSVTLTVTRGGKEREVKVTLDAAAFE, from the coding sequence ATGAACGTCAAGGAAAGTGCCTTTGTGCTGCTCGGGCTGACGGCGGCGCTGGCCGGGTGCGACATGGGGCCGCAGCAGAACGCGGGCACGCCGCCCACCTCGCAGACCACGCCAGCGCCGGTCACCCCCACCCAGACCGCGACGGGGCAGACGGCCACCTCCACGCCAGCCGCCCCGGCCTCCACCGCCGAGGGCAGCGACGCCGCGCCCGACGCGCTGGGCCTGGAGGCGGGCGCGCGGCTGGCGAGCGAGCAGAACACGATTGACGTGGTGCAGCGCTTCGAGCCGGGGCTGGTGTACATCAGCACCGAGTTGCAGGTGGCGGCGCAGGATCCCTTCGGGATGATGGGCGGCGGCACGCAGGTGCAGCGCGGCGTGGGCAGCGGCTTTTTCGTGAACGACGCCGGAGACATCCTGACCAACTTCCACGTCGTGGCGGGCGAGGGTGGGGGCGGCGGTGGGGCCAGCCGGATCACCATCCGGGTGATGAACCAGGACAAGGCGGTCGAAGCCCGCGTGATCGGCTACGCGCCGCAGTACGATCTGGCGCTGATCCGCGCCGAGGGACTGGACCCTTCGCTGATCCGGCCCATTCCGCTGGGCGACAGCGACGCCCTGAAAGTGGGCCAGAAAGCCATTGCCATGGGCGCCCCCTTCGGCCTGGATTTCAGCGTCTCGGAGGGCATCATCAGCAGCACCGCGCGCCAGATTCCCATCGGGTTCTCGGCGGGCGGCGAGGGCATCACGCAAAAGGCCATCCAGACCGACGCGGCCATCAATCCCGGCAATTCCGGCGGGCCGCTACTGAACAGCGCGGGCGAGGTGATCGGCATCAACACGCAGATTCTCTCGCCCGCCGGGCAGGCCAGCGGCGTGGGCCAGAGCGCGGGCGTGGGCTTCGCCATTCCCATCAACGCGGCCAGGAACCTGCTGCCGCGCTTACAGGCGGCGAAGGGCGGCGAGGTCAGCCTGCCCAAGATCGGCGTCACAGTGGGGCTGGTGGCGCAGGGGCCGCAGGGCGGGGTGGCGGTGGGCCTGAGCCTGCTGACCAGTCAGGGCAAGCAGCAACTGGGACTGCCCGACACCGGTCTGGTGGTGGGCCAGGTGCAGCCCGGCACGCCCGCCGCCGAGGCCGGACTGAAGGGCGGTACCCGCGTCGAGCGGTTCCGGGGCGGCGCGGTCAGTCTGGGCGGCGACGTGATCGTGGCCGCCGACGGCCAGCCGGTGGACGCCCTGGAAGACCTGCAGGCCGCGCTGATCAACAAGAAAGAGGGCGACAGCGTGACCCTGACCGTGACGCGCGGCGGCAAAGAGCGTGAGGTCAAGGTCACGCTGGACGCGGCGGCCTTCGAGTAA
- a CDS encoding site-2 protease family protein: MLLSLLTSNPTAFIIIALALVLSLAVHEFAHAYTADRLGDPTPRRYGRVTLNPIAHLDPVGTLLLLVAGFGFAKPVPINPNNLGRWGTLWVAAAGPISNIIIAFLCAILLKVLPPTTITLTILLTVMSINVVLAIFNLIPIPLLDGSRILGALVPSLGRSLSQFEAQPFSFLIVMGFIFLAREPIFRVIQTVQGWVLSVVGV; this comes from the coding sequence ATGCTCCTCAGCCTGCTGACCTCCAATCCCACGGCCTTCATCATCATTGCGCTGGCGCTGGTGCTGTCCCTGGCCGTCCACGAATTCGCCCACGCCTACACGGCAGACCGGCTGGGCGATCCCACGCCGCGCCGTTACGGGCGCGTGACCCTCAATCCCATCGCCCATCTGGATCCGGTGGGCACGCTGCTGCTGCTGGTGGCGGGCTTCGGGTTCGCCAAGCCGGTGCCGATCAACCCCAACAATCTGGGCCGCTGGGGCACGCTGTGGGTGGCCGCCGCCGGGCCGATCAGCAACATCATCATCGCTTTTCTGTGCGCCATTCTGCTCAAGGTGCTGCCCCCCACCACCATCACCCTGACCATCCTGCTGACGGTCATGAGCATCAACGTGGTGCTGGCCATCTTCAACCTGATTCCCATTCCGCTGCTGGACGGCAGCCGCATTCTGGGCGCGCTGGTGCCGTCGCTGGGCCGCAGTCTGTCGCAGTTCGAGGCCCAGCCGTTCAGCTTTCTGATCGTGATGGGCTTCATCTTCCTGGCCCGCGAACCCATCTTCAGGGTCATCCAGACCGTGCAGGGTTGGGTGCTGAGCGTGGTGGGGGTGTGA